The Thermococcus celericrescens sequence CTACGACCCGGTAGAGGGCAGAGTCATCTACTCCTCCACGCTCTTCGGTTCTGGAAGGGCAATCGTAACGCTCAACCACTCGGGCCCCTACTGTGTCGTGGTCTCCTCCGATGTGCCGGCCTCCGTGGCGATCTCCGGCCGGGAGAGCTACCCGTCTTCGAGGGCCCTCTCAATCGAGTACATCATGGGCGGCACCTCCGCCCTCCTCTTCGCCCTCCTGGGGGTGAGGAGATGATAATCCGCACAAAGCACCTCACGAAGCGCTTCGGTTACGTAACCGCGCTCGACTCGGTGAGCGTTGGAATCGGCGAGGGCGTAACCCTAATCCTCGGGCCCAACGGTGGGGGCAAGAGCACGTTCCTGAACCTCTGCGCCGGGACTTACAGGCCGACGGCCGGGACCGTCAGGGTGTTCGGCGGCGATCCGTGGGCCGATGAAGAAGTCAGGGCTAGGTTCGGCGCCTCCTTCGACCCGCCGGCCCTGCCGAGGCATAGAACAGGCCGCGAGTGGCTTGAGTTCCTGGCCGAAATCCGCGGGGGTTCCATCTCCGAGGTCGTTGAGGCGTTCTCCCTTGGGGGCTTTCTCGACAGGAGGACTTCAACTTACTCGGCCGGCATGGCGAAGCGCCTAAGCATAGCCTCCGCCTTTGTGGGCAGTCCGGAGCTAGTTCTGCTGGATGAGCCGCTCGCGAACCTTGACTTTGATGCGATACCCGAAATTGCCGGCCTGTTGAGGCGTTTTGCCTCCGAGGGCGTCTCGATGGTTGTCGTTTCCCACCTATGGAAGCCTTTCGTCGAGTTCGCCGACAGGGCAGTCGTTATAGCTGGAGGGGAGGTGAAGCTCGATGGCAACGTTGAGGAGGTTGTTTCTGCTCTCAATCTTATTTAGCGTGCTGTTCGTACCGTTCGCGTCCCCAACGCCCGTGCTCTTTGAGTTCAGCGGACGGGTAAGGGTTGGGGATTTAAACGCGACCGCTCCGACAGTGCTGAACCTGAGCGCCGGCAGGTGGCCGGTTGAGCTGTCCGTCAGGAACGTCACCATCATCTTTAACCTGAGCGTTGGCGATGCGCCCCTCGTGGTGGAGGTGAACGGGTCCCTTCTGAACGAATCCCTGGGCGGCTTCTCGACCGCGACCGTTTTCTTAGGCGGAAGAGAAGTCCCCACGCCGGAGTCTGAGAAAAGCCCGTGCATGTCCGCCCCCAACTGGACCTCCGGGGAGGGAGAGACCTCGGCGATGGGGCCATCAAAGCCCGTCCCGATGGAAACGGTTCTCTTCGCATCGTGCCGCGTGAGGGACTACCTCCTCCTTCCCAGCGGCCTTCCGGTGGTTGCCGAGTACGCGGGCGTTAAAAAATACTGCCTCGTCACGATTTCGGCAGATGGGGGTGGCTGGAGCTCCTATGGTGGCTGCTCCAGGGAGTACATTGAGAACGCAGTGACCCCTGTCCCGGGGAGAATAACCTCAAAACCTGCCAACGCTACCGTTTACGTCAACGGCTTCCATCTTTTTGGGGAGTGGTTTACCCCGATGAGGCTCTACCTTCCATTTACCTCCGAGCTGAGCTCGTACAACGTCTCGCTCGGCGCCAACGGCTACCCCTTTGTCTCCGGCGTCGTGGTTTCCGCCGGGAGGAACGTCACCCTCTACGCAGACCTCTCGGCGCTGTTGCGGGCGGTTTCGGTTCATCCGGAGGCCGGAACCCTCAAAGTCTCAACGACGCCCCCTAACGCAAGTCTGGTGATTTTTGCGGGAAATCGGAAGGTTTTCTCCGGCAGGAGTCCGCTCAGGCTGGTCCTTCCTGCGGGTGCCTATACCGTCAGCGCCTCCCTCGCCGGCTACGGGGGCGTCGTGAAGAACGTGACGGTTCCGGCCAACGGAAGCGTCTCACTGAACCTGACCCTCAGTCCCCTCCCGGCAGAGCTCAACGTTGCCACGGTTCCTCTAGGAGCGGAGGTGAGGGTCGGGAACAGAACGTGCACCTCTCCCTGCTCCCTGAACCTGACTGCCGGTGTTTACAACGTTTCGGCCTCCCTTCGGGGCTACCTTCCGAACTCCACCCTCGTCCCCCTGTCCCCTGGCACTTCCAGGAACGTCTCGCTGAACCTGGTTAAGATGCCGGTCCTCGTAGTTGCGACCTCTCCAGCCGGAGCCACCGTTGAAGTTGACGGAAGGGAATGCGTTACGCCCTGCAACCTCTCCATAATGCCGGGCAACCACAGCCTCACGGTCGAGAAGGAAGGTTACGAGAGGACTTTTATAATGGTCACCCTCCGGGAGGGCGAGATAACTTCCGTCAACCTCTCGCTTAGGAAAACTTCGGTGGAAATTCCCGCCAAAACCCCCGTGGAAACCCCGACTCCAACATCCCGCGAGAGCCGGGGTGAAGAGCCGAGGGCCCTGTGGCATCGGTGGGCCCTGCCGGCCGCGCTGGCGTTGCTCGTCTTCGTCATCTTTGCTGGGGTGCGGAGGAGGCCATGAACCCTGCGCAACGTTTTTAAGGTCCACGGGACCAAAACTAATTGGTAACAAAAAGTAACTAAAGGGGGTGATGCCCGATGGTGGGGAGGGTGAGGACGGGCATCCCCGGTATGGACGAGGTTCTTCACGGCGGAATCCCCGAGAGGAACGTCGTTCTCCTGAGCGGCGGCCCTGGGACTGGTAAGACGATATTCTCACAGCAGTTTCTGTGGGGCGGCATTCAGAACGGCGAGCCCGGCATATACGTGGCACTGGAGGAGCACCCCCTTCAGGTCAGGGGGAACATGGCGGGCTTCGGCTGGGACGTCAGGAAGTATGAGGAGGAAGGCCTGTTTGCGATGGTGGACGCGTTCACAGCGGGTGTGGGAAAGAGCAGGGAGTACGAGAGGTACATCGTCCACGACCTGACGGATATCAAAGAGTTCATAGACGTCCTGAGAACGGCTATCAAGGACATCGGCGCCAAGAGAGTGGTGATAGACTCCGTCACTACCCTCTACATTAACAAGCCCGCGATGGCAAGGAGCGTTGTCATGCAGCTCAAGCGCGTTCTGGCAGGCCTCGGAGTTACGGGCATACTCGTGAGCCAGATAAGCGCTGGTGAGCGCGGCTTTGGAGGGCCGGGCGTTGAGCACGGTGTTGATGGCATAATAAGGCTCGACCTCGACGAGATTGACGGCAAGCTTAAGAGAAGCCTGATAGTCTGGAAGATGCGCGGAACTAGTCACAGCATGAGGAGGCATCCCTTCGAGATAACGGACAGGGGAATCGTCGTTTACCCAGACAGGGTTCTCATGAGGAAAACAGTTGTGGAGCTCGATTAAAAACAGGGGGGTGAGAGAATGGAGGTCCCGCTGAACCCCCTCGGGAGGGAGGAGATACACAGGCTTGAGAGCGTGCTCCTATTCGCTACCCTCTTCAGACCGGAGGTCATAGGGCTGATTAAGGACCCGGCAGAGAGGCTGACCTGGGTGGACAGCTTAGCGGTCGCCGCTGGAGCCATAGCGAGGGAGAAGGCGAGAATGACAGTAAGTGAAATCGCGGAGGAACTCGGCAGGACTGAGGCAACGATAAGGAAGCACCTCAAGGGCGAGACCAAGGCCGGTCAGCTCGTCAGGGAGACCTACGAGCTCATAAAGCGGGGCAGGCTCGACGAACTGGTTAGAAACATTGAGGTCCTTGCCGAAGGCGGCCGACCGGCTGAGCTTGAGGAGTGCGGGAAGCTTAGGAGGGAGAACGAGGAGCTTAGGGAGCGAATCATGGCGCTCGAGGAAAAGAACCTCGAGCTGGTTGCGAAGCTCGAGAACGTCAAGAGAATACTGGACGATGGACTGGAAACGGTAAAAGAGATAGAAAAGCTTCTATGAGGCCCCTTATTCATTCTCATTCTTTCTGAGGGCCTCTTCCCACGTCATTATCATGTGGGTGTAGGTGTCGTCGTCCTCCTCTATTCCGCGCTTTATCTCCGAGACGTGGGCGTATTTGGCTTTGAACTGCTCAAGTATGTAATCGACGGCCTTCTCCGGGTCGGCCTTGGTGCCGCAGGTGTAGACGTCCAGAGCGGCATAGCCCCTCTCGGGCCAGGTGTGAACTGAGATGTGGCTTTCAGCGACTATGACGACGCCGCTGACACCGGTCGGGGAGAACTTGAAGAAATAGCTTGACTTGACCTCCATATCGCTGACCTTCGCCGCGTCGAGGAATATCTGCCTTATCCTGTCAGCGTCACCCAGAACCTCAGGATCGCAACCGGCGGCCTCAACAACGTAGTGGAACCCGATGGTCTCTATCTCGCTCATGGTCTCTCACCTCTTGTTGCTCCTATTATGTACCCTTTTTAAAGTTAAGCCCTCGATAGGGGAACTATGGACGGGCCGTTCTGCCGTTGAACTGCTTTGAATTGGTCTGGAATGCATTGAACTGTTAAATTCTGGCTGTTATCGAAATTTTCCGAAAGCTCCTGGGGGATTGAGCCTAGTCCCGATTTGAAGGCTATTTCATGAATTAAGCCTCCTCTCCGCCCCCCTTTGGTCTGCTCATCGCTGGCCATTTTCAGGCATGAACCACTAATTTTAAAACTCATGCTTCCAACTAACGACAAGTTTTGCAAAAACTAACGACGGGGTGAAGGTATGTCGAAGCCTAAATCTAAGGCAAAGCCCACGGCCGGTGACGCCGTGAGGGCAAGGAAACGAAAGAAGCTTGGCTTTCTGGCCGAGATGGAATACAAAAAAATGATCCTGTATCCGTTGGTGGTATTCCTTGTGGCTCTGATTCTGCTCGCGGTTAATTTCCCCACGCTTGGAATAGACCTCCAGGGTGGTGTGGTCGTCACCGCCTATGGAATCGATGCGAACCCCGATGAGCTCGCCAAGACCCTGAGCGCCCAGCTGGGAGTGGACGTGAGGGTCGAGAGCTTCACCAGCGTTGATACCAGCGGTATCCGGGTTTACGCTCCCGTCGGTACGGACCCTACGGAGATAATAAAGATACTGAAGCACGACTATCCAAACGCGGAGTACACCCACAGCGAGGTTCAGCCCACCTTCGGTAAAATCGCCCAGCAGCAGGGCATCAGGGCCCTCGTCTTCGCGTTCCTTGCAATGGCAGTGGTGGTCTTCCTGTTCTTCAGGAACCTCGTGCCGTCAATGACGATAATCTTCTCGGCCCTCTCGGATATGGCAATAGCCGTCGCCCTCATGGGTCTCTTCGGCATTGAGCTGACAACGGCCACGATAGCGGCTCTGCTCATGCTCATAGGTTACACCGTTGACAGCAACATCCTCCTGACCACCAAGCTCCTCAGAAGGAAGGATGACACGCTGGACGAGGCATACCTCAGCGCGGTCTCCACAGGATTCACGATGAGCACCACCACCCTCGGCGCCCTGCTTGTGCTCTGGATTATCTCCACCAGCCAGACCATCGATAACATAGCCATCGTCCTCATCTTCGGTCTGCTCGCCGACTTCATGAACACATGGGTTCTTAACGCCGGCGTGCTGAAGTGGTACCTCTCAAACCCGGCAAGGGGTGGTAGTGAATGAAGAGACGAACCAGGAACCTTCTCCTCAACTGGAGGATAATCCTGCTCACCCTGTTCCTCGTGGGCTCCGTGGCTACTCTGGCCTTCAAGCCCCTGACGTATGGAATCGATATATCCGGTGGTGTTGCCCTCGTCGCCCAGACGGAGCACCCCGTTGACAGCGATACGATGCAGCTCGTCGTCAGCTCGCTCCAGAAGAGGCTCAACACCCTTGGACTGAGGGACATCACCGTCGAGGCTCAGGGAGACCAGATAGTGCTTATCAAGGTCGCTAATGTGAGCACTGCGGAGGAAGCCAACCAGATAAAGTCAGTCATCGAGAGTCAGGGTGTATTCTACATGGAGTTCACCGGGACCGTGTTCGGAACCGGCGAGGACGTTGAGTACGTTGGAATATACCAGATAAAGTCCGACAACAGCTGGGCCGTTCCGTTCAGAATCTCTAAGGCTGCAGCGGAGAAATTTGCCGAGCTCGCCTACGGTAAGAAGGGCTGGCCAGTTGACATGTTCCTCGATCCCCCTGTTGACTCCCTGATGGTGGTTCCTGACTCGGTCTACAGGCTCATGAACAGCACGGACTTCAACGCCGAGGCCCCGGACGCCCCGACCCTCATGGAGAGGGTTGGCAAGGCCTTCAACGTAACCGTCGTCGCCTACGCCAACCAGAGTGCCGATGAGATAGCCAAACTCGCGGAGGGTAAGGATAAGATAGTTCTCGTCGATGTCCCGCAGGACCTGCAGACCCAGCTCGAGGGAATGAACCTCACGGTTCGCTACGTTCCGAGGGCCCCCGGTGAGAGCGATCACTCTCTCGTGGTCAGGGTTCTCGGGCTCTACGGCCCCTACTCCCTCGGTGAGGGCCTCACGGTGGGTGAACCTCAGCAGGACGTTCAGATCACAGGAACCGCACCTGACAGGATGACGGCCGAGCAGGAGGCCAGCACGATATACACCGTTCTTAAGAGCGGTTCGCTTCCGGTCAAGCTCAACGTCGTCGGCATGGAGTTCATATCCCCGCGCCTCGGGGAAAACTTCAGGACCCAGGCCCTCTACGCCGGCCTCGCCGCCCTGATAGCGGTGCTCCTGATCGTGTACTTCCACTACAGGAACTGGAGGATTGCCGTTCCCATCGCAAGCACCAGCCTCTTTGAGGTTGTAATAATCCTCGGCTTCGCGTCCCTCATAAACTGGAACCTCGACCTCCCGAGCATCGCGGGTATCATCGCGGCGATTGGTACCGGCGTCGATCAGCAGATAGTCATAACCGACGAGCTGCTCAGCGGCGAGAAGACCACGAGGATAACTAGGCGCGCCAGCGTCCTCAGGAGAATGGGAAGGGCGTTCTTCGTCATCTTCGCCTCCGCGGCGACGACCATAGCGGCCATGAGCTTCCTGCTGGTTTACTTCGTCGGAACGCTCAAGGGATTCGCCTTCACCACGATACTCGGCGTCCTCATCGGGATCCTCGTCACCAGGCCGGCCTACGCCGAGATAGCAAAATACCTGCTCGGTGAGGACTGATGTTCGTCGTGATAATGGGCGCCGGAAGGGTCGGCTTCCTCGTCGCCAAGATGCTCGAGGAGGACGGCCACGACGTCACCATAATCGAGATGGACAAGGCGAGGGCCAAGGAGCTCTCCCTCCTCATCAACGGCCTGGTTATCGAGGGCGACGCGACCGACCCGAAGACCCTCGAGGAGGCCAACATCAAGCAGGCGGACGCCTTCGCGGCGCTGACCGGCAAGGACGACGCCAACCTGCTGGCCTGCATACTGGCAAAGCACCTGAACCCCAAGGTGAAAACCTCCCTCAGGCTGGGGAACCCCAAGAACAGGCGCATATTCGAGGAGGTAACCGACCTCAAGCGCTACTTCGACTTCGTCATCAGTCCTGAGGAAATAGCGGCGGAGTATATAAGCAGGAACATAGTCACGCCGGGCTTCGACCGCGTCCTCTTCCCGAAGGAGGGCGCCGAGATAGTCCGCTTCACCATCGACGAAAACAGCGAGATAGCGGGCAAGTACGTCCGCGACCTCAAACTGCCCAGGGACGCCCTCATGATAGCCGTTTACGACGAGAAGGGCAACCTGATAATTCCGTCCGGCGACACGAAGCTTCCTGAGAGGGGTCAGGTCATAGTCTTCGCCAAGAACAGCATACTGGACAGCGTGAAGGGTCTCCTCGAGAGGAGAAGACCCGACAATGAAAGTTAATATGACATTTTTTTCAACTTTTATGCCCATTTCTGTTCTTTCCTCGTCATATCTTTGGTGCGGGGGCCAAAAACTATTTAAACCGGTTAGGGAAGCCAAAAGCGACGTGTGAGGAAACCTGTTTTCAGGGTCATTGGGGGGCTAATCATGGAGGACGTCATCAAGCAGATTGTTGATGCAGAGAAGCAGGCCGAGGCACGCATTGAGAAGGCCAAGGAGGACGCCAGGGAGATAGTGCTTAAGGCCCGTGAGGAGGCCAAGCTTCTCGAGAAGGAGATTATACGGAACGCTGAGACTCAGGCGGAAGCCCTCGTCGAGAAGGCCCGCGCCGAAGGCGAGGAGGAGGCCAAAAAGGTCCTCGAGGAGGGCAACGCTGAGATAGAGGAGCTTAAGGTGAAGGCCACCAACAACTTTGAGAGGGCCATCTCGGCTGGTATAGCACTCGTGAGAGGGAGCTGACGATGTTCAAGCCTGAAGAGATGGTCAAAATAGAGGTCATCACGCTCAACCGCTACAAGGACAGTCTTCTCACCTACCTCCACGAGAACGGCGTGATCGAGATAAGGGAGCTCAGCGTTGACGTGGCCCAAAAGGACTCGCCGAACGAGTACCACAGGAAGGCCGCCTCGTACAGCATAACCATATCCCGGCTCGTCGATTTTCTCAAGGCGTATAAGAAGCAGACCGGGGGCGGCATAAGGGAGTTCATCTTCCCGAGTGAGAGGGCGAAGAAGAAGTACCGGTACGAGGGAGTGGAGAAGCTCATCAAGGACGTTGAGGCGTTCCTGGCCACGGTCGAGCCCGAGATAAAGGCGGTTGAGGGCAAGATAACCTCCACCCAGACCGAGATCGAGAGGATAAAGAACGACATCGCGATTCTTGAGCTGCTCTCCGCGCTCAACCTCGACGTTTCGTACCTTAAATCAACGGGCATGCTCGAGATAATCGTAGGAACCGTTGACAGGAACAAGTTCAGGCCCCTCGTTGAGGAGGTCGAGAAGGCCACCGATGGAAGGGCCGTCGTCGTCTCCAAGGAGTTCAAGGACAAGGTTCTGGCGGTCTTCGCTTTCCTCAAGCGCGACTACGAGAAGGCCAACCCGATACTCGCCAAGTACTCCCTCGAGAGGCTCGAGGTTCCCGCGGGGGAGGGAACGCCGAAGGAGCTCATAGCGGTTTACGAGGAGAAGCTCCGCGCCAAGGAGCAAGAGCTTGAGAGCGCCAAGAGAGATGCCGAGATGCTGGCAGAGAAGTACTACGACGACGTCGTCTTCTACCAGGAGCTGATGGAGAACGAGCGCGACAAATCCACGGTGCTTCCGATGCTCGCCAGAACCAACATGACGTTCGCCCTCGTCGGCTGGCTCCCCAGGGCCGATGTCCCCAGGGTTCTCGAGGGAATAAAGAGGGTTACCGAGAACAAGGCCTACATCAACGTCCGCGAGCCGAGTACGGAGGAGCTCGACGAGATTCCGATAAAGCTCAGGAACCCCGGCTGGGCCAGGCCCTTCGAGATGCTCACCGAGATGTACGGCGTTCCCAAGTACGACGAGATAGACCCGACTCCGATAATAACCTTCACCTACTCGTTCTTCTTCGGATTCATGCTCACCGACTTCATGTACGGTCTCATCATAGCCATAATCGCGGCGCTCCTCGTCAAGGGACACAGGAAGTTCAACGACGGCACCTACAAGTTCTCCTACACACTGCTCATCAGTTCGTTCTTCACCATGATTATGGGCGCCATCTTCGGCAGCTACTTCGGCAACGCCCTCGACCTCGCTGGATTCACCGTCCCGCGCGTCTGGGACACCTTCCAGGATGCCCTCGTGGTGCTCCAGCTCGCCCTCGCGATAGGCATAGCCCACCTCTTCCTGGGCTACACCCTGGGCTTCGTGGTCAAGTTCAAGAACGGCGACAGGAAGGGCGCCCTGTTCGACCAGCTGTCATGGATGCTCATAATCCTCGGCATAGTCACTTTCGTGCTCGGAAGCAACAGCCCGGCCGGTGCCATGGCCGCAAAGGGCCTCTTTGGAGTGGGCCTCGTCCTCTTCGCGATAGGGGAGATAGTCAACAACGGCGGGCTGGCGGTGCTGCTGATAATCTCGGACTTCTTCGGCTTCGTGGGAAGCTGGCTCAGCTACGCGAGGCTGATGGCGCTGGCCCTAGCGACGGCAGGAATAGCAATGGTCATCAACATCCTCGTGCAGATGGTCTGGGGTGTAAGCATAGGCCCCGTTCCGATAGGCATAGTCATAGGTCTCATACTCTTTGCCGGCGGCCAGCTGTTTTCGGTCGCCATCAACGCCCTCGGAGCGTTCGTCCACTCGCTCCGTCTCCAGTACGTTGAATTTTTCGGTACGTTCTATTCAGGTGAAGGTAAACCCTTCGAGCCCTTCAGGGCAAAAAGAGAAGTGTCTGAGTTGGAGTTTGAAGCTTA is a genomic window containing:
- a CDS encoding ABC transporter ATP-binding protein; protein product: MIIRTKHLTKRFGYVTALDSVSVGIGEGVTLILGPNGGGKSTFLNLCAGTYRPTAGTVRVFGGDPWADEEVRARFGASFDPPALPRHRTGREWLEFLAEIRGGSISEVVEAFSLGGFLDRRTSTYSAGMAKRLSIASAFVGSPELVLLDEPLANLDFDAIPEIAGLLRRFASEGVSMVVVSHLWKPFVEFADRAVVIAGGEVKLDGNVEEVVSALNLI
- a CDS encoding PEGA domain-containing protein, which translates into the protein MATLRRLFLLSILFSVLFVPFASPTPVLFEFSGRVRVGDLNATAPTVLNLSAGRWPVELSVRNVTIIFNLSVGDAPLVVEVNGSLLNESLGGFSTATVFLGGREVPTPESEKSPCMSAPNWTSGEGETSAMGPSKPVPMETVLFASCRVRDYLLLPSGLPVVAEYAGVKKYCLVTISADGGGWSSYGGCSREYIENAVTPVPGRITSKPANATVYVNGFHLFGEWFTPMRLYLPFTSELSSYNVSLGANGYPFVSGVVVSAGRNVTLYADLSALLRAVSVHPEAGTLKVSTTPPNASLVIFAGNRKVFSGRSPLRLVLPAGAYTVSASLAGYGGVVKNVTVPANGSVSLNLTLSPLPAELNVATVPLGAEVRVGNRTCTSPCSLNLTAGVYNVSASLRGYLPNSTLVPLSPGTSRNVSLNLVKMPVLVVATSPAGATVEVDGRECVTPCNLSIMPGNHSLTVEKEGYERTFIMVTLREGEITSVNLSLRKTSVEIPAKTPVETPTPTSRESRGEEPRALWHRWALPAALALLVFVIFAGVRRRP
- a CDS encoding KaiC domain-containing protein, encoding MVGRVRTGIPGMDEVLHGGIPERNVVLLSGGPGTGKTIFSQQFLWGGIQNGEPGIYVALEEHPLQVRGNMAGFGWDVRKYEEEGLFAMVDAFTAGVGKSREYERYIVHDLTDIKEFIDVLRTAIKDIGAKRVVIDSVTTLYINKPAMARSVVMQLKRVLAGLGVTGILVSQISAGERGFGGPGVEHGVDGIIRLDLDEIDGKLKRSLIVWKMRGTSHSMRRHPFEITDRGIVVYPDRVLMRKTVVELD
- the speD gene encoding adenosylmethionine decarboxylase; amino-acid sequence: MSEIETIGFHYVVEAAGCDPEVLGDADRIRQIFLDAAKVSDMEVKSSYFFKFSPTGVSGVVIVAESHISVHTWPERGYAALDVYTCGTKADPEKAVDYILEQFKAKYAHVSEIKRGIEEDDDTYTHMIMTWEEALRKNENE
- a CDS encoding protein translocase subunit SecF is translated as MSKPKSKAKPTAGDAVRARKRKKLGFLAEMEYKKMILYPLVVFLVALILLAVNFPTLGIDLQGGVVVTAYGIDANPDELAKTLSAQLGVDVRVESFTSVDTSGIRVYAPVGTDPTEIIKILKHDYPNAEYTHSEVQPTFGKIAQQQGIRALVFAFLAMAVVVFLFFRNLVPSMTIIFSALSDMAIAVALMGLFGIELTTATIAALLMLIGYTVDSNILLTTKLLRRKDDTLDEAYLSAVSTGFTMSTTTLGALLVLWIISTSQTIDNIAIVLIFGLLADFMNTWVLNAGVLKWYLSNPARGGSE
- a CDS encoding preprotein translocase subunit SecD; translation: MKRRTRNLLLNWRIILLTLFLVGSVATLAFKPLTYGIDISGGVALVAQTEHPVDSDTMQLVVSSLQKRLNTLGLRDITVEAQGDQIVLIKVANVSTAEEANQIKSVIESQGVFYMEFTGTVFGTGEDVEYVGIYQIKSDNSWAVPFRISKAAAEKFAELAYGKKGWPVDMFLDPPVDSLMVVPDSVYRLMNSTDFNAEAPDAPTLMERVGKAFNVTVVAYANQSADEIAKLAEGKDKIVLVDVPQDLQTQLEGMNLTVRYVPRAPGESDHSLVVRVLGLYGPYSLGEGLTVGEPQQDVQITGTAPDRMTAEQEASTIYTVLKSGSLPVKLNVVGMEFISPRLGENFRTQALYAGLAALIAVLLIVYFHYRNWRIAVPIASTSLFEVVIILGFASLINWNLDLPSIAGIIAAIGTGVDQQIVITDELLSGEKTTRITRRASVLRRMGRAFFVIFASAATTIAAMSFLLVYFVGTLKGFAFTTILGVLIGILVTRPAYAEIAKYLLGED
- a CDS encoding potassium channel family protein — protein: MFVVIMGAGRVGFLVAKMLEEDGHDVTIIEMDKARAKELSLLINGLVIEGDATDPKTLEEANIKQADAFAALTGKDDANLLACILAKHLNPKVKTSLRLGNPKNRRIFEEVTDLKRYFDFVISPEEIAAEYISRNIVTPGFDRVLFPKEGAEIVRFTIDENSEIAGKYVRDLKLPRDALMIAVYDEKGNLIIPSGDTKLPERGQVIVFAKNSILDSVKGLLERRRPDNES
- a CDS encoding V-type ATP synthase subunit H, with product MEDVIKQIVDAEKQAEARIEKAKEDAREIVLKAREEAKLLEKEIIRNAETQAEALVEKARAEGEEEAKKVLEEGNAEIEELKVKATNNFERAISAGIALVRGS
- a CDS encoding V-type ATP synthase subunit I; its protein translation is MFKPEEMVKIEVITLNRYKDSLLTYLHENGVIEIRELSVDVAQKDSPNEYHRKAASYSITISRLVDFLKAYKKQTGGGIREFIFPSERAKKKYRYEGVEKLIKDVEAFLATVEPEIKAVEGKITSTQTEIERIKNDIAILELLSALNLDVSYLKSTGMLEIIVGTVDRNKFRPLVEEVEKATDGRAVVVSKEFKDKVLAVFAFLKRDYEKANPILAKYSLERLEVPAGEGTPKELIAVYEEKLRAKEQELESAKRDAEMLAEKYYDDVVFYQELMENERDKSTVLPMLARTNMTFALVGWLPRADVPRVLEGIKRVTENKAYINVREPSTEELDEIPIKLRNPGWARPFEMLTEMYGVPKYDEIDPTPIITFTYSFFFGFMLTDFMYGLIIAIIAALLVKGHRKFNDGTYKFSYTLLISSFFTMIMGAIFGSYFGNALDLAGFTVPRVWDTFQDALVVLQLALAIGIAHLFLGYTLGFVVKFKNGDRKGALFDQLSWMLIILGIVTFVLGSNSPAGAMAAKGLFGVGLVLFAIGEIVNNGGLAVLLIISDFFGFVGSWLSYARLMALALATAGIAMVINILVQMVWGVSIGPVPIGIVIGLILFAGGQLFSVAINALGAFVHSLRLQYVEFFGTFYSGEGKPFEPFRAKREVSELEFEA